The sequence TATATTAAATTCACAGTTTTTGAATAACGAGACAAATTTCAGATGAGTTTACAAGTTTCGAGTCTCATGTAATATTTTGTACTTCAGCGCGTACTACATGTCATTGGTGAAGTTTGTACGGCCAAAGATAAGCAATTTTCGGATCATAAAGCAAAATTTGAATCATAATCATGTGATCATCATGTATTATATAGTTAAACGCTTTAGAATCTCCTTGACAATCATTTGACATGTTAATTTGGCATTTTAATTCGGAGGGATGATCCACTCACACTTTTATTCTAACACTATCTCACACTATATTTTTGTATAAAAACCAAACATTAACGGATTTGAAGCTAGTACCTtagggatatgttcctcttacaaagCTCTACGTCGCTTCCAACTTCCAAAAATGAGTACATTCCGAGATGTATAACACCACCATTTACAATTTTGAAAATCAACCGTTGAAACGAATATCAGTACAGATAGAAAGGTTAAGTTTTTCAAAATACATTCATTTTTGATAGTAATGTAGAGctttgtaagaggaacatattcccaaaatattagcttcgaaTCGATTGTCATTTATGGATAATGGATTCCAAGAGGAACATGTAACTTCAAATTCGCTATCGTTTATGTTTTAACCAGAAAAATAACGTCTAATATATTAGATAATCTgaggtcttttttttttgaagggatATAATGTGAAAAACACTTCCCTCAAAGTAGATCCTCTATTCAACAACTTCCCTCAGAGTACGAGTAAAAATCCTCTATGCCTTAATGTATTTAACAACTTCCCCACTGCTACACTTAAGGCTTAGTCCTATGGTGTGCTAATCTatcagctagattagcagtccacttCAGCTAGGTCTACCTCCTAAGTCctagtgctaatctagcagctagattagcagtccacgttaGCTGGGACCACCGCgcagcgctgtttggttcagcgcaacCAATCTCAGCCgtcaaatcaaaaaataaatctcccaacgctgaatcattcagcgaaaAGGTGATTTTTGTGGCGCTGAACCATTCGACGCTACtatctcgctgctagttcaaGTGCGAACAAAcgttaggagagagaactagtattAACAAATAgactacattttttttttaaactgcaACATTTTTCtactaatctagcagctcaatctagtcCATAAGACTTAGCCAAAATATTACCCGAATACTCGACGGGGAGTGTGCATAAAGCCGGGCCCTTGTAACCGTAGACGGCTCACTCATCCCGGTTAGTTCCACGAATCAGCACCGTGAGCCCGAGAACAACGAGTTGAAAGCGGGTTGACTTGATGTAGCCCGACAGTCAGACAAAATCTCACATCATGCAGATAATCAGCAAGCACGTGTCAAATCAAGATCACAATCACGAGGTTGTCGGGAAGTGTAATAAAGACAAACTCCTACGTGGCACATAATGAACAGAAGTTATGGGTTCGCATTACACACAGTGTCTCAGAATAGAGAGAATCTATTTTATCATatttaatcataataataattcgaTATACCAATTTTgactttaaataaaataaaaaaaactggaCTTCGATCATTTTTAGGATTTAGTCGTTATTATTAGTTTGTCTTAATGTTAGGTTGTTATTGGATTTAGTTTAGGATCATTGGTTTCAGACATTTACGCGGTAATCTCTTTTGTGTTCTTTTCTGTTCAGATCAGAAAttttgttgaatttttttttttcaatctacACTGTCTGATATTTCTTGCTGAAAATgctgagataattttttttttcttctcattatgtAGAGAGGAACTGGAATTATTAGGTTAATTTATGTGAAGAAGGAGGTGTTACAATGGGAGCAAAACTGTGTAAAAaatgatggatttggtttgaacattgatttttttttggagaaatagTGTGCAGGTGTATTAGGTGAAAATGGATTCGGCAAGGAGTTGGTTTCATAAGTTTCAACCACGAGAGAGATTGAGGCAAACTTCTAAGAAGAAAGATTCGATTATAGGTACTGGGACAGAATGTTCAAAACCGCcattaggtggtggtggtgaggatGAAGCTGCATCTAATGTGACAAAACAGAAGGTTGCGGCAGCTAAGCAATATATTGAAAACCATTACAAGGAGCAGATGAAGAACCTACAAGAAAGAAAAGAGCGGTATGGTTTTAGATTTCTTATCGAATTGAATTGATTTTCTTGTTCTATATATCTATATGAATGAATGTTTCTATGTGTTGATCTAGCTGTTGGGATTTCTTAGCTTTTGACAATCGTGAACAATTTCATTATGTGCAATTATGATTGGAGTGAAATTTCGGTACTTCGAACAAACTACTAAATGATGGCTTGTGCCTTGTGGTTTCAAACTTTTTATAATTGTGCATGGAACATTTTACATTGCCTAATATATATGTTTAGTTTCTTCTTTGCTATGTTGCCTATGTTTGGTCATACTCGTAACACAATGAACATGATAAGAAGCAAATAGTAGTTCATACATAAGAATTACTAAGATATCGTAAACTCTGGAGGAGTTTTTGGCTGTTATTTTGGACTAAGGAAATCAAAAGTTTGTCCAGTGTTGCATGTTCCTGCATAAGAAGGACATTCAGCTTTATTATGCCATGTTGACTCCTACATGCTCGTGTCCAACTTACTTTGATATAATGTATGATGCTTTGTGTACCTATTCTATGTAAAAGATGCAGCGGAGAACTTAACTAGTCTAGAACAATGTTTAAACTTAAGAACACAGTGATTAACACTTGAAAGCTGAGAAACTTCGATTATTATTCGTAAAAGGTGTCTTTTTTCTGTAGGTGGCATCCTTTATATGTAGTAGTAATTAGTAGATAAGCTTCTTAAACAACTAAAAGCCACTTGCAAGAATTAGTTTAATGTAAGAAGTATTAATAAGCCTCTACTTTCATGCAGGCGTAATTTACTGGAGAAGAAGTTGGCTGATGCTGATGTGTCAGAGGAAGATCAGAACAACCTACTAAAGTATTTGGAACAGAAGGAAACAGAATATATGCGCCTTCAAAGGCATAAAATGGGCGCTGACGATTTTGAGTTACTGACAATGATAGGAAAGGGCGCATTTGGGGAGGTTTCTTTAATTACTATCTGCAGATTTACTTTCAGCAAATGAGCATGTTTTGATCAAGCAATAAGTTTAAACCTTGAGAATGCACTCTAGGAAaagtttattttctttgctttaaggtcccaatttttttttattggctCTTGAGGATAAGGTTTTAAGACGTACTTTGTTTGACGCAACACTTTTCTGGCTTCAAGGACAAAATATACACCTAAAGCCTTAAAGTTTTTAGTAAGGCTTAATCTTAACTATAACAGTATGATTTAATCTCTAGCCTTGCAGCATGTATGTATTTTGCAAACTGTAATGCTTAATCTTAGACCTTGCAGTTTATGGTTTTAGTGAATATCCCCTCTCGACATGCCATAATATAGCTTTCAAAGAATCGCACATATCACTAAATGTGGATCCGAAGGATGATATTTCTGTTATGATGCTCTCCCTCGTATTAGTAATATGTTCAACTGTCTGTGGGTGGAGTTGGCAGTTATAAGAACGCGTGGTCTTCCTGTGAAAAATCTAAGTGGTTATTTAAGCATCCACATTGTAAATCATCCAAGTCATTTCCATGTGGACCATGCAGGCATATTTGATCACACTGTATGAGGTTCTTATGGAAGTGGATGTTGTGGATGTATGTAGAACTCTTATAATAGGAAATGCAGTGTGCAGACAACACGAACTTGTTTCATCTATTTGTATGGATGAAAGACCTATTCTCATGCTCTATATTATAATTGCCTATACTGAGATATATGTTTAGGGTTGTTGAACAACTACTTAGATGGATATGGTGTCTTACTTGCGAATATGTTTGTTACATTTTACTGATGGAAAATGCTCTTAACGTTCTTTTTCCATCAATAGTTTAATCAGTTCCGTTTCTCTGAGTATTTGTATTTTTTCTTCTGTAGGTCAGAGTTTGTAGGGAGAAGACTTCAGGAAACGTTTATGCAATGAAGAAGCTTAAAAAATCAGAGATGCTCCGCAGAGGGCAGGTATGGCTTTATATTTTAAAAGTAGAAGTTTGCATTCGAGTTTTTCTCATTGTGcttatttttaattgttgttctaaATTTGTCTAGGTTGAGCATGTTAAAGCTGAAAGAAATCTTCTTGCAGAGGTTGACAGCAATTGCATTGTCAAACTTTATTGTTCTTTCCAAGATGATGAGTTTCTTTATCTTATCATGGAATATCTTCCCGGTGGAGATATGATGACGTTACTCATGAGGAAGGATACTTTGACAGAAGACGAGGCCAGATTTTATGTTGGAGAAACAGTTCTAGCAATCGAGTCTATCCACAAACATAATTATATTCACAGGTACTCCATCCATTATGCTTATGTCATTTCATGGTAGTGATTTGAAGTTGATCTGCTTGAGAAACACTTGATGAGTTGATTGAGTTGCTTAATACAATTTACAGAGATATCAAGCCGGACAACCTATTGCTGGATAGATATGGTCACATGAAACTTTCAGATTTTGGATTGTGCAAACCATTAGACTGTAGTAATCTCCAAGAAGATGACTTTTCTGCGGCAAACAATTCTAATGGGTCTCAACAGAACGATGACGGTTCTACTAGACCAAAACGCACACAGCAGGAGCAGTTGCAACATTGGCAGAGAAACAGGAGGATGCTGGTAGGGTCCCTTCCgtaaatcattttttatttttaacttttGTTGGGTTCACTCCCAGCTAATCATCTTTTTAGTCACTGGAGAAAATGGAGTTCCTTTACATTTGGCTTTCCAGTAATATGTTATTATGTCTTCTATCTTTTCAGTTCTAGGCATGCATAAAGAATCTGATGCTTAGCCAACATTCTCTGCTTTTTAGATTTTATGTCTTTCTAATATCTAATTATGGTTGGTGAAAATCTTTAGGCATATTCTACAGTTGGTACACCTGACTACATTGCACCTGAAGTTTTGCTGAAGAAGGGATATGGAATGGAATGTGATTGGTAAGCAACATAATATTACTCTTTAGAATATTACTCTACCCTATGTTAAACTttctcctcaaaaaaaaaaactctacccTTACAGGTGGTCACTTGGTGCTATCATGTATGAAATGCTTGTGGGGTATCCGCCGTTCTACTCTGATGAACCCATGTCGACGTGTAGAAAGGTAAGCGCGGAAACCTGATGACTCATCCTTTTGATAAATAATCTATGAAAATGGACCTTTAACCTCATGCACACATCATAATTAGGTAGCGAAGTCTGGCTATGTTTTGAAACTAGTAGTGTAGTATATCAAAAGTTCGTTCAAAAACTTAAGCTGCATATCGTCCATTTTAGAAAGCTGTTTGTGTGTATTTATTGATGTTGAAGAAAGAATTCACTTTTTTTTTGGTCTGACAATGCTTTTATGTACTCTAAATTTACAAACCCCAATTCTCTTTAAAAACTTTGGTTCTCTGCGTTTTGCTAAAGTAGTCAATTTTGTTTGTTGCATGCTATTTGAGGTGTATGGGGGAGAAGAGAATGGAGAGAGGTCAGCTGTTTCACCTACAAAGTCAAAATCCAATTTAAAAACATCCTTGTATTTTTAATTATCACTTGTTTGTTTATATCACTCCAGCCCACACTGCATCGTATATTCGAAATCTTATATGTCAATGATGCCATACTGTCAAAcccttttgtttgtttgtttgtttgtctgTGTTTTTTAAGGATCTACTATTACTAGCTTAGGGACTCACTTTTACTTGATCTCTTTTTGCAGATAGTAAATTGGAAAACACATTTAAAATTTCCTGAAGAAGCGAAGCTATCTCCCGAAGCAAAAGATCTAATTAGTAAACTTTTATGCAATGTTGACCAAAGACTGGGAACAAATGGAGCCGATGAGATAAAGGTATTGTGTTGTCATTTTGAATTCGTCTTTCTTTCTTCCTCATCAAAAAGCAAAATCTCTAAATTCAGGGAGTTAACTGGTTTAACCATCCGCCAATTCCAGGCTCATTCATGGTTTAAGGGTGTGGAATGGGACAGACTATATCAGATGGATGCTGCCTTTATTCCAGAGGTCAATGATGAGTTGGATACTCAAAACTTTGAGAAATTTGAAGAGGTACTGATTCTCTCTTTTGTCTGAAGAATTTTCGTTTACTTTGTAATTGACTAGGATAAAGTGTTCTTTGTTCCCTGATTATGCATTTTTACCTTGTGGCCCCATGTTTCAGGCTAAAAACCAAACTCAGACATCATCAAAGTCAGGTCCTTGGAGAAAGGTAAACCTAATTCTGTGAATGTGGAACCTGACATTCTATGCAATATTCCTCATCAATGTTGAGCAACCACCAGATAGAGTTTAGTTTCTCTTCAATGTTTCTGATATTTTCGCAAAGATGATCCATTTAAGACAATTAAATCATCCACCTATTTAAGATCTTGTCTAGCCAAAATACATGACCCGTTCACTAGCCAATATTGTGTTTGTCCATGGATAGGGCTCGTGTAGTAGTATATGTAGCTGCTGTGTATGCCAGCTTTTTCTCTATACTGTTCCAATTTGTCTGTTTAGCCAAACTTAATTTTCAAATCCATACTTTATCATTTCCTTTTTTTCGTGTGCAGTTTTTAATTCCATTGTAATTTTTTGTAGATGCTCTCATCGAAGGATATCAACTTTGTGGGCTACACCTATAAGAATTTCGAAATtgttaatgatgctcaactgccTGGCATGGGTACTTTCTCTTCCCATTTAGTAACTTAATATTTGCTTGCATATTTTGATAATTGTTATATTTTTCAACTTGTAAAGCCTATGCTTACCATTTTGTGCATTGATTTATTGGTGAGCATCTCAAACAAATGGGATTTCGAAAAATCATATTTCCTATTGAATATGTCTAATGCTTTGGGTCTTTAACAAGGAAAAAGGTTCACATGAGATCCATAAGTAAAAACAAATGCTGGGAAGTTTTATTAATTGGGGTCCAGTCATCAATGGGTCAATGCTCCAGAACTTGGCTGCTCAGTTATACTCTCCTCGAAGAACCCTCTCTCAACCTACCTGATATTGTCCCAGCTTAGACCTCTGCTCACATGACAGCGTTTTATGGAAAACATTTAAAAGGCCCTAGACAACATGAGACGAAGTGACTCCAACTCAAGGACCTTTACCACGGCCAAGGACACTGCACCTAAGATGCTCTTGCATCAACATGCACATAAATAGCATCAATCCCAAGAGCTATTTGCTCACATTGGAAACATAATCTAAATTGTTTAGCGTGTCTGGGATTTTGCGCACTGATCTTCAGAAAACCGAACTATTCACCTTTTTACTGTTGAACTTATTCAGTGGGATGACATTAAATTAACTGGTTAATTTTATATTATCTTCTCCAGctgaattgaagaagaagagcaCCAAAGCAAAGCGTCCGTCCATTAAATCCCTCTTTGGTATGCTTTTGCACTTTCTTTCAGTTTACAAATtgggtttttttccttttttctgggTGTAGTGAGAAATTTATGTTGGAAAGCTATTTAGATGGTAAGTACCACCTCAGATGAAGACAATGTATTTTTTTCATAAGTGACTAGAATGATCTGCTTTAATGTGTGGGTAGCTTCTCACTGTCAAGAGGGCAGCTTTACCATTAGGTATTTCCCATGCTTGTTTTAGTCACGCACTTCCATATGCATCTAAAAATGTAAAGAATCTACTTTTCTGCTTTCCTCCTGAAGTAACAACAGTGAGCATAGTGATATATGCAGGTAATATTTATCTTAGAGTTCAGTGTTCTGTATTCATTAATATGCTGGCATTTGTGCAGATGAAGAGTCGGAGGAAACCAGTGAACAAGGTGATGTTAGCTTTCGTTCCCAGTCAGAAGTCTCTGATACTAAAAGCGAGTCTCCATGACTACTGGTCTTCCTCACTCATTAACATTCACTCACTTTTTTTTCATCCATAAGACCAAAATGGTCAAATGGAGCACTAATCGGCAGATTCATTTACATGTATGAGTCTAGGGTCTTGCGTAACGCTGAGAATCTGTTTCGTTCAGGATGTTTTGTGTGATCGTTTTGGGGGAGTATGAAT comes from Papaver somniferum cultivar HN1 chromosome 7, ASM357369v1, whole genome shotgun sequence and encodes:
- the LOC113296879 gene encoding serine/threonine-protein kinase tricorner-like encodes the protein MDSARSWFHKFQPRERLRQTSKKKDSIIGTGTECSKPPLGGGGEDEAASNVTKQKVAAAKQYIENHYKEQMKNLQERKERRNLLEKKLADADVSEEDQNNLLKYLEQKETEYMRLQRHKMGADDFELLTMIGKGAFGEVRVCREKTSGNVYAMKKLKKSEMLRRGQVEHVKAERNLLAEVDSNCIVKLYCSFQDDEFLYLIMEYLPGGDMMTLLMRKDTLTEDEARFYVGETVLAIESIHKHNYIHRDIKPDNLLLDRYGHMKLSDFGLCKPLDCSNLQEDDFSAANNSNGSQQNDDGSTRPKRTQQEQLQHWQRNRRMLAYSTVGTPDYIAPEVLLKKGYGMECDWWSLGAIMYEMLVGYPPFYSDEPMSTCRKIVNWKTHLKFPEEAKLSPEAKDLISKLLCNVDQRLGTNGADEIKAHSWFKGVEWDRLYQMDAAFIPEVNDELDTQNFEKFEEAKNQTQTSSKSGPWRKMLSSKDINFVGYTYKNFEIVNDAQLPGMAELKKKSTKAKRPSIKSLFDEESEETSEQGDVSFRSQSEVSDTKSESP